A single region of the Pseudorhodoplanes sp. genome encodes:
- a CDS encoding multiubiquitin domain-containing protein translates to MTDNHKPGHNGNDHHDDHGHGGHDNHHDKDITIVVNGRERTVAGKELSFAQLVALAFDTPPTGENIVFTITYRRGHGDKPEGSLVEGETVKIKKGMIFNVTATDKS, encoded by the coding sequence ATGACCGACAATCACAAACCCGGCCATAACGGCAACGACCACCACGATGACCACGGCCACGGCGGTCACGACAACCACCACGACAAGGACATCACCATCGTCGTGAACGGCCGCGAGAGGACCGTGGCTGGCAAGGAACTTTCCTTCGCGCAGCTCGTCGCACTCGCCTTCGACACGCCGCCGACGGGCGAGAACATCGTCTTCACGATCACCTACCGGCGCGGCCACGGCGACAAGCCGGAAGGGTCGCTGGTCGAGGGCGAGACCGTGAAAATCAAGAAGGGCATGATCTTCAATGTCACCGCCACTGATAAGTCGTAG
- a CDS encoding ThiF family adenylyltransferase, which produces MSPPLISRSPDLARLKEDGYEVEIRANHLVLCNVPYVNAKREVKPGLLVSTLNLAGQVTAKPDTHVALFAGEHPCDRHGRPLTKIVNGSSRQSLGDGLVVDHSFSSKPASGYQDYHHKMTTYADILSSHAAAIDPTATAKTFRVIEADDPDSVFEYLDTASSRAGIYALSQKLALPRVAIIGLGGTGSYVLDLVAKTPVHEIHLFDGDHYLQHNAFRSPGAATLAELKATPKKVHYFRDRYAPMRRNIVAHDFHIDAANADCLNGMTFVFLCVDRGDAKRPIIEKLEALGVPFVDVGMGIDLVNDKLQGIVRTTTSTDRMRVHVRDKKRIGLSAAAAENLYAKNIQIADLNALNAALAVIKWKKLFGFYLDLDDEHHCTYTLDGNMLLNEDKS; this is translated from the coding sequence ATGTCACCGCCACTGATAAGTCGTAGCCCCGACCTCGCCAGGCTGAAGGAAGATGGATACGAGGTGGAGATCAGAGCCAACCACCTCGTTCTCTGCAACGTGCCCTACGTGAACGCCAAGCGCGAGGTGAAACCCGGACTGCTGGTCTCGACACTGAATCTCGCCGGACAGGTGACGGCGAAGCCCGACACCCACGTCGCCTTGTTTGCGGGCGAGCACCCCTGCGACCGGCACGGGCGTCCTCTGACCAAGATCGTCAATGGCAGCAGCCGCCAGAGTCTTGGCGACGGCTTGGTGGTGGACCACTCGTTTTCGAGCAAGCCCGCCAGCGGGTATCAGGACTACCATCACAAAATGACCACCTATGCCGACATACTGTCGAGCCACGCGGCGGCCATCGATCCGACGGCCACGGCGAAGACGTTCCGGGTGATCGAGGCCGACGACCCCGATTCCGTATTCGAGTATCTGGACACGGCCTCAAGCCGCGCGGGCATCTACGCCCTGTCGCAAAAGCTGGCCCTGCCCAGGGTGGCGATCATCGGCCTTGGCGGCACGGGTTCCTACGTCCTCGACCTGGTGGCGAAAACGCCGGTCCATGAGATCCATCTTTTCGACGGCGATCATTACCTCCAGCACAATGCGTTTCGCTCGCCCGGAGCCGCGACGCTTGCCGAACTGAAGGCCACGCCGAAAAAGGTCCATTACTTCCGCGACCGCTATGCGCCGATGCGCCGGAACATTGTGGCGCACGATTTCCACATCGACGCCGCGAATGCGGACTGCCTCAACGGTATGACTTTCGTCTTCCTTTGCGTCGATCGCGGTGATGCGAAGCGGCCGATCATCGAGAAGCTGGAGGCCCTAGGCGTCCCCTTCGTCGATGTCGGGATGGGCATCGACCTCGTGAACGACAAGCTGCAGGGCATCGTAAGGACGACGACAAGCACCGACCGAATGAGGGTGCATGTCCGAGACAAGAAGCGCATCGGCCTTTCCGCCGCCGCGGCCGAGAACCTGTACGCCAAGAATATCCAGATTGCCGACCTTAACGCGCTGAACGCGGCCCTGGCGGTCATCAAGTGGAAGAAGCTGTTCGGGTTCTACCTTGATCTGGATGACGAACACCACTGCACCTACACGCTCGACGGCAACATGCTCCTGAACGAGGACAAGTCATGA
- a CDS encoding DUF6527 family protein, whose amino-acid sequence MKQTIVLDTEFVTGIPDRLAEHTLYVSMKYATVAHKCCCGCGQEVVTPLSPTDWKLTYDGVSVSLNPSIGNWSFPCRSHYWIDKGKVRWAGDMTQEQIDHVRAHDRRAKARYFSQPAQTIKSDSPLTPSKPKGGFWSWLSCFWR is encoded by the coding sequence ATGAAGCAGACCATCGTCCTCGACACGGAATTTGTCACCGGCATCCCGGACAGGCTCGCCGAGCATACGCTTTACGTGTCGATGAAATACGCCACGGTCGCGCATAAATGCTGCTGCGGCTGCGGCCAGGAAGTGGTGACGCCGCTCAGCCCGACCGACTGGAAACTGACCTATGACGGCGTGTCCGTGTCCCTTAATCCCTCGATCGGCAACTGGAGCTTTCCCTGCCGCTCCCACTACTGGATCGACAAGGGCAAGGTCCGTTGGGCGGGCGACATGACCCAGGAACAGATCGACCACGTCCGTGCCCACGACCGCCGCGCCAAGGCGCGCTATTTCAGCCAACCGGCACAGACGATCAAGTCTGATAGCCCATTGACGCCCTCCAAGCCGAAGGGCGGATTCTGGTCGTGGCTTTCGTGTTTCTGGCGCTGA
- the trbB gene encoding P-type conjugative transfer ATPase TrbB produces the protein MAVSFQQSEAVLRGTRMLRTALGPAIAGFLEDPSIVEVMLNPDGRLWIDRLSGGLADTGERLSPADGERIVRLVAHHIGAEVHSGSPRVSAELPGTGERFEGLLPPVVAAPAFAIRKPAVAVFTLQDYVAAAIMTADQAEILRRAVADRSNILVAGGTSTGKTTLTNALLAEVSKSADRVVLIEDTRELQCAAPNLVAMRTKDGVATLSDLVRSSLRLRPDRIPIGEVRGSEALDLLKAWGTGHPGGIGTIHAGTAIGALRRLEQLIQEAVVTVPRALIAETIDLVAVLSGRGASRRLAELARVDGLGPGGDYRIIPATAASAGDHA, from the coding sequence ATGGCGGTTTCATTCCAGCAATCCGAGGCGGTCCTTCGCGGTACGCGCATGCTGCGCACGGCGCTTGGCCCGGCCATCGCCGGATTCCTGGAAGACCCGTCGATCGTCGAGGTGATGCTCAACCCGGACGGGCGGCTCTGGATCGACCGGCTCTCGGGGGGCCTGGCCGATACGGGTGAGCGACTGTCGCCCGCCGACGGCGAGCGCATCGTGCGGCTCGTCGCCCACCATATCGGAGCCGAGGTGCATTCCGGCAGCCCGCGCGTCTCGGCCGAGCTGCCCGGAACGGGAGAGCGCTTCGAGGGCCTCCTCCCGCCAGTGGTGGCCGCGCCGGCGTTTGCGATCCGCAAGCCGGCCGTCGCCGTATTCACGCTGCAGGACTACGTGGCTGCCGCGATCATGACGGCCGACCAGGCGGAGATACTTCGCCGCGCCGTCGCTGACCGCAGCAACATCCTGGTCGCCGGGGGAACGAGCACCGGCAAGACTACGCTCACCAACGCGCTCCTCGCGGAAGTGTCGAAGTCGGCCGATCGTGTCGTCCTGATCGAGGACACGCGCGAGCTTCAGTGCGCGGCGCCCAATCTTGTGGCCATGCGCACCAAGGACGGCGTGGCCACGCTGTCCGATCTCGTGCGCTCGTCTCTGCGCCTGCGGCCCGACCGCATTCCCATCGGCGAGGTGCGCGGCAGCGAGGCGTTGGACCTTTTGAAGGCTTGGGGCACCGGACATCCCGGCGGGATCGGCACGATCCACGCTGGCACCGCCATCGGCGCGCTGCGCCGTCTCGAGCAGCTCATCCAGGAAGCCGTCGTCACGGTCCCGCGCGCTCTGATCGCCGAGACCATCGATCTCGTCGCCGTTCTGAGCGGCCGCGGCGCTTCCCGCCGTCTCGCCGAGCTCGCCCGCGTCGACGGCCTCGGTCCTGGCGGCGACTACCGCATCATCCCCGCGACAGCAGCCTCAGCAGGAGATCACGCATGA
- a CDS encoding TrbC/VirB2 family protein has translation MITARQPSFKQRLFAGPVRDRIGRIGLIAAGLLYAAPAYASGSSMPWEQPLQQILQSIEGPVAKVIAVIIIIVTGLTLAFGDTSGGFRRLVQIVFGLSIAFAASSFFLSFFSFGGGALV, from the coding sequence ATGATCACGGCTCGACAGCCATCATTCAAGCAACGTCTATTTGCCGGCCCGGTTCGCGATCGGATCGGCCGCATCGGTTTGATCGCGGCAGGGCTCCTCTACGCGGCGCCGGCCTATGCCAGCGGCTCGTCCATGCCGTGGGAGCAGCCGCTCCAGCAGATCCTGCAATCGATCGAAGGCCCGGTGGCCAAGGTCATCGCGGTGATCATCATCATCGTCACCGGTCTGACGCTCGCCTTCGGCGATACGAGCGGCGGCTTCCGCAGGCTGGTGCAGATCGTGTTCGGCCTGTCCATCGCGTTCGCCGCGAGTTCGTTCTTCTTGAGCTTCTTCAGCTTCGGCGGCGGGGCGCTGGTATGA
- a CDS encoding VirB3 family type IV secretion system protein gives MTAGALDTAEVPGFSVPVHRALTEHILLGGAPRSIAILNGTLAAALGLGLRLWLVGLGLWAVGHFAAVWAAKRDPMFVEVTRRHLRIPGFLGV, from the coding sequence ATGACCGCTGGTGCCCTCGACACCGCCGAGGTGCCCGGCTTCTCCGTGCCGGTGCATCGGGCGCTCACCGAACACATCCTCCTCGGCGGCGCGCCGCGCTCGATCGCCATCCTCAACGGCACGCTCGCGGCCGCGCTCGGTCTCGGCCTGCGGCTCTGGCTCGTCGGCCTCGGCCTATGGGCCGTCGGCCATTTTGCGGCCGTCTGGGCGGCAAAGCGCGATCCGATGTTCGTCGAGGTCACGCGCCGGCACCTGCGCATTCCGGGCTTCCTGGGCGTGTGA
- the trbE gene encoding conjugal transfer protein TrbE gives MMNLAEYRHTSSRLADFLPWAALVAEGVVLNKDGSFQRTARFRGPDLDSAVPAELVAVAGRLNNAFRRLGSGWAIFVEAQRHGVGAYPSSRFPDAASALVDAERKADFEEATAHFESSYFLTFTYLPPVEDAARAENWLYEGKADRGVDPHEVLRGFVDRTDRVLQLIEAFMPECAWLDDGETLTYLHSCISTRRHRVRVPETPMYLDALLADHPLTGGLEPRLGDAHLRILTIVGFPTATTPGILDELNRLAFPYRWASRAILLDKTDATRLLTKIRRQWFAKRKSIAAILKEVMTNEASALVDTDAANKAADADLALQELGADYAGEAYVTATVTVWDNDPRIAAEKLRLVEKVIQGRDFTAMPETINAVDAWLGSLPGHVYANVRQPPISTLNLAHMIPLSAVWAGQERDEHLAAPPLLFGKTEGSTPFRFSLHVGDVGHTLVVGPTGAGKSVLLALMALQFRRYSRSQVFAFDFGGSIRAAAFAMGGDWHDLGGGLTEGSAESVSLQPLAGIHHVPERAWAADWIVAILMREGVAITPEVKEHLWTALTSLASAPVAERTITGLAVLLQSNDLKQALRPFCVGGAYGRLLDAEHEHLGEASVQAFETEGLIGTGAAPAVLAYLFHRIEDRLDGRPTLLIIDEGWLALDDEGFASQLREWLKTLRKKNASVVFATQSLSDIDNSPIAPAIIESCPTRLLLPNERAIEPQITAIYRRFGLNDRQIEILARAMPKRDYYCQSRRGNRLFELGLSDVALALCAASSKTDQAAIDRILVERGREGFLPAWLRHRGVEWAADLIPSLTNLETPS, from the coding sequence ATGATGAACCTCGCCGAATATCGCCACACGTCTTCGCGCCTCGCCGACTTCCTGCCCTGGGCGGCGCTCGTCGCAGAGGGCGTCGTCCTCAACAAGGACGGCAGCTTCCAGCGCACGGCACGCTTTCGCGGCCCCGACCTCGACTCCGCCGTGCCGGCCGAGCTGGTCGCCGTCGCCGGTCGCCTCAACAACGCCTTCCGCCGACTCGGCTCCGGCTGGGCGATCTTCGTGGAGGCGCAGCGTCACGGCGTCGGTGCCTATCCATCGAGCCGCTTTCCCGATGCCGCCTCCGCGCTGGTCGACGCCGAGCGCAAGGCGGACTTCGAGGAGGCGACCGCGCATTTCGAGTCGAGCTATTTCCTCACCTTCACCTACCTGCCACCGGTTGAGGACGCCGCGCGCGCCGAGAACTGGCTTTACGAGGGCAAGGCCGACCGCGGCGTCGATCCGCACGAGGTCCTGCGTGGCTTCGTCGATCGCACCGACCGCGTGCTGCAGCTCATCGAGGCCTTCATGCCCGAATGCGCCTGGCTCGATGACGGCGAGACGCTGACCTACCTCCATTCCTGCATCTCGACCAGGCGCCATCGCGTGCGCGTGCCCGAGACGCCGATGTATCTCGACGCGCTGCTGGCCGACCACCCGCTCACCGGCGGCCTCGAGCCGCGGCTCGGCGACGCGCACCTTCGCATCCTGACGATCGTCGGTTTCCCGACAGCAACCACGCCGGGCATTTTGGATGAGCTGAACCGGCTGGCGTTTCCTTATCGCTGGGCGTCGCGCGCCATCCTGCTCGACAAGACCGACGCGACCAGGCTGCTCACAAAAATCCGCCGGCAGTGGTTCGCCAAGCGCAAGAGCATCGCGGCGATCCTGAAGGAGGTGATGACCAACGAGGCCTCGGCTCTCGTCGACACCGATGCCGCGAACAAGGCGGCCGACGCCGACCTCGCGCTCCAGGAGCTGGGCGCTGATTACGCCGGAGAGGCTTACGTCACCGCGACAGTGACGGTCTGGGACAATGACCCCCGCATCGCCGCCGAGAAGCTGCGGCTGGTCGAGAAAGTCATCCAGGGCCGTGACTTCACCGCCATGCCCGAGACGATCAATGCGGTCGACGCCTGGCTAGGCTCGCTGCCCGGGCATGTCTACGCCAACGTGCGCCAGCCGCCGATCTCGACGCTCAATCTCGCCCACATGATCCCGCTGTCGGCGGTGTGGGCGGGACAGGAACGCGATGAGCACCTCGCTGCGCCACCCTTGCTGTTCGGCAAGACCGAAGGGTCCACCCCGTTCCGGTTCTCTTTGCATGTCGGCGATGTCGGGCACACGCTCGTCGTCGGCCCGACCGGTGCCGGCAAGTCGGTGCTGCTGGCGTTGATGGCGCTGCAATTCCGGCGCTATTCCCGCTCGCAGGTCTTCGCCTTCGACTTCGGTGGCTCGATCCGCGCCGCCGCATTCGCCATGGGCGGCGACTGGCACGACCTCGGCGGCGGTCTCACGGAAGGATCGGCCGAGAGCGTTTCACTGCAACCGCTCGCCGGCATTCACCATGTCCCCGAACGCGCCTGGGCCGCCGACTGGATCGTCGCGATCCTGATGCGCGAGGGCGTCGCCATCACGCCCGAGGTCAAGGAGCATCTCTGGACCGCGCTGACCTCGCTCGCGAGCGCGCCCGTCGCCGAACGCACGATCACCGGCCTCGCGGTGCTCCTGCAATCGAACGATCTCAAGCAGGCGCTGCGGCCCTTTTGTGTCGGCGGGGCCTATGGCCGCCTCCTCGACGCCGAGCACGAGCATCTCGGTGAAGCGTCGGTCCAGGCGTTCGAGACCGAGGGCTTGATCGGGACCGGCGCGGCGCCGGCCGTGCTCGCCTATCTGTTTCATCGCATCGAGGATCGCCTCGATGGCCGGCCGACACTTCTTATTATCGATGAAGGCTGGCTCGCCCTCGACGATGAGGGCTTTGCGTCACAATTGCGGGAATGGCTGAAGACGCTCCGCAAAAAGAACGCCAGCGTCGTCTTCGCCACACAGTCGCTCTCCGACATCGACAATTCGCCGATCGCGCCGGCGATCATCGAGAGCTGCCCGACCAGGCTGCTGCTTCCGAACGAGCGGGCGATCGAGCCGCAGATCACCGCAATCTATCGCAGATTCGGCCTCAACGACCGCCAGATCGAAATCCTCGCCCGCGCCATGCCGAAGCGCGACTACTACTGCCAGTCCCGCCGCGGCAATCGGCTCTTCGAGCTCGGCCTCTCCGACGTCGCCCTCGCGCTCTGCGCTGCGTCCTCCAAGACCGACCAGGCCGCCATCGACCGCATCCTCGTCGAGCGCGGCCGCGAGGGCTTCCTGCCCGCATGGCTGCGCCACCGTGGGGTCGAATGGGCCGCCGATCTCATCCCAAGCCTCACCAATCTGGAGACTCCGTCATGA
- the trbJ gene encoding P-type conjugative transfer protein TrbJ has translation MIIRRSRAALLAATALSLPLVLSPVLVAPASAQWIVYDPTNYAQNVLQAARALEQINNQITSLQNEAQMLINQARNLASLPYSSLQRLQQSIQRTQQLLGQAQNIAFDVQQIDRAFQTTYGTASLSASDQQLIADARTRWQNTVGGLQDAMRVQASVVGNLDTNRTEMSALVGQSQGATGALQATQAGNQILALQAQQLADLTAVVAADGRARALADAERAAAAEQGREQRRRFLTPGAGYQPGNASMFPGSGN, from the coding sequence ATGATCATCCGTCGCTCACGCGCGGCGCTTCTCGCCGCGACGGCTCTTTCCCTTCCGCTGGTACTGTCACCCGTCCTGGTCGCGCCTGCTTCAGCCCAGTGGATCGTCTACGATCCGACCAACTACGCGCAGAACGTGCTGCAGGCGGCCCGCGCGCTGGAGCAGATCAACAACCAGATCACCTCGCTTCAGAACGAAGCGCAGATGCTGATCAACCAAGCGCGCAATCTCGCGAGTCTGCCGTATTCATCGTTGCAGCGTCTGCAACAGTCCATCCAGCGCACGCAGCAGCTCCTCGGCCAGGCCCAGAACATCGCCTTCGACGTCCAGCAGATCGATCGCGCCTTCCAGACCACCTACGGCACTGCCTCGCTGTCCGCGTCCGACCAGCAGCTCATCGCCGATGCGCGAACACGGTGGCAGAACACGGTCGGCGGCTTGCAGGACGCGATGCGTGTCCAAGCCAGCGTCGTTGGCAATCTCGACACAAACCGGACAGAGATGTCGGCGCTGGTCGGCCAGAGCCAGGGCGCGACCGGAGCGCTGCAGGCAACGCAGGCCGGCAACCAGATCCTCGCGCTCCAGGCCCAGCAGCTCGCGGACCTCACCGCTGTCGTGGCGGCCGATGGACGCGCACGCGCTCTTGCCGATGCCGAGCGCGCGGCCGCGGCTGAACAAGGCCGCGAGCAGCGTCGGCGTTTCCTCACGCCCGGCGCCGGCTATCAGCCCGGCAATGCCAGCATGTTCCCGGGCAGCGGCAACTGA
- the trbK-alt gene encoding putative entry exclusion protein TrbK-alt, whose protein sequence is MDSKLLARIGAVAFVAVAITATVIELTRKEERPEAALPRPAQTGAADPLRDELFRCQSLGEAGPRDPACPRAWAESRRRFLTPSTTRPQAGFGLPRFSGETRSRGAAPGGE, encoded by the coding sequence GTGGATTCCAAACTCCTCGCCCGGATCGGAGCGGTCGCATTTGTCGCCGTCGCGATCACGGCCACGGTCATCGAGCTGACCCGGAAGGAGGAGCGGCCGGAGGCAGCGCTGCCGCGACCGGCACAGACGGGTGCGGCGGACCCGCTGCGCGACGAGCTGTTCCGCTGCCAGAGCCTTGGCGAGGCCGGCCCGCGCGATCCCGCGTGCCCGCGCGCCTGGGCGGAGAGCCGCCGGCGCTTCCTCACGCCGAGCACAACACGCCCGCAGGCCGGGTTCGGATTGCCGAGATTCAGCGGGGAGACGCGCAGCCGCGGCGCCGCGCCAGGCGGCGAGTAG
- the trbL gene encoding P-type conjugative transfer protein TrbL has protein sequence MGGTGVIDHFLEVFTRYIDSGFGLLGGEVAFVATTLIVIDVTLAALFWSWGADDDILARLIKKTLFVGVFAYLIGNWNNLARIVFESFAGLGLKASGTGFTTADLLRPGRVAQTGLDAGRPLLDSISGLMGYWSFFENFIQIACLFLAWALVLLAFFILAVQLFVTLIEFKLTTLAGFVLIPFGLFGQSAFMAERVLGNVISSGIKVLVLAVIIGIGSTLFSEFTAGFGGASPTIDQAMAIVLAALSLLGLGIFGPAIANGLVGGGPQLSAGAAVGTGLAAGGAVVAAGAAGGLALRGGAAAISGTAAAARGGATLAGGAATAYSLGAAGQSGAAGIASGLGGVARATGSAAVSPLRRAVSRAADSMRSSYARGAQFAFEATGGASTMGTIGGGDSAASTSPAAEGPPAWARRMKRSQQLHHGVMAAAHAIRSGDSHGGGASVNLSQRDQ, from the coding sequence ATGGGGGGCACGGGCGTCATCGACCATTTCCTCGAGGTCTTCACCCGCTACATCGACAGCGGGTTTGGCCTCCTTGGCGGCGAAGTCGCCTTCGTTGCGACCACGCTGATCGTGATCGACGTGACGCTCGCCGCTCTGTTCTGGAGCTGGGGCGCCGATGACGACATCCTCGCCCGCCTCATCAAGAAGACGCTGTTCGTCGGCGTATTCGCCTATCTCATCGGCAACTGGAACAACCTCGCGCGGATCGTCTTCGAGTCCTTCGCCGGCCTCGGACTGAAGGCGAGCGGAACCGGCTTCACGACGGCTGATCTGCTCCGCCCGGGCCGCGTCGCGCAGACCGGCCTCGACGCCGGCCGGCCGTTGCTCGACTCGATCTCGGGCCTCATGGGCTACTGGTCGTTCTTCGAGAACTTCATCCAGATCGCGTGCCTGTTCCTCGCCTGGGCGCTCGTCCTGCTCGCCTTCTTCATCCTCGCCGTCCAGCTCTTCGTCACGCTGATCGAGTTCAAGCTGACGACGCTCGCGGGCTTCGTCCTCATTCCATTCGGGCTGTTCGGGCAGAGCGCGTTCATGGCCGAGCGCGTGCTCGGCAATGTGATCAGCTCTGGCATCAAGGTGCTGGTGCTCGCCGTCATCATCGGCATCGGCTCGACACTGTTCTCCGAGTTCACGGCCGGCTTCGGCGGCGCCAGCCCGACCATCGATCAGGCGATGGCGATCGTGCTGGCGGCGCTGTCGCTTCTCGGCCTCGGGATCTTCGGGCCTGCCATCGCCAATGGCCTCGTCGGCGGCGGCCCGCAGCTCAGCGCCGGCGCGGCCGTGGGCACCGGCCTTGCGGCGGGCGGCGCGGTGGTCGCAGCGGGTGCCGCCGGCGGACTCGCTTTGCGCGGCGGCGCGGCCGCGATCTCGGGCACCGCCGCGGCAGCGCGCGGAGGCGCGACCCTGGCGGGAGGCGCGGCAACTGCCTACAGCCTCGGGGCGGCCGGGCAGTCCGGCGCAGCCGGCATCGCCTCCGGCCTCGGCGGTGTCGCGCGCGCCACCGGGAGCGCGGCCGTCTCGCCGCTTCGCCGCGCGGTCTCGCGCGCGGCCGACAGCATGCGCTCCAGCTACGCGCGAGGCGCCCAGTTCGCTTTCGAGGCGACCGGCGGCGCTTCCACGATGGGCACGATCGGCGGCGGTGACTCGGCTGCATCCACGAGCCCTGCGGCGGAGGGTCCCCCAGCTTGGGCCCGGCGCATGAAGCGCTCCCAGCAGCTCCATCACGGCGTCATGGCCGCCGCGCACGCGATCCGCAGCGGCGACAGCCATGGCGGCGGCGCCTCCGTCAATCTCTCCCAGCGAGATCAATGA
- the trbF gene encoding conjugal transfer protein TrbF, with the protein MFKRPSTHYGKTPESETPYQRAAQVWDERIGSARVQAKNWRLMAFGCLFLSAGFAAALVWQSARGTVVPWVVQVDNLGQAQAVAPAVADYRPTDPQVAFHLARFIEQVRSIPADPIVVRQNWLRAYDFTTDRGAAALNDYARANDPFTKVGKQQVAVDVSSVIRASPDSFRVAWTERRYENGQLASTERWTAILTIVVQPPRDAERLRANPLGIYVNAINWSRELGQ; encoded by the coding sequence ATGTTCAAACGACCTTCCACGCACTACGGAAAGACCCCAGAATCGGAAACACCCTACCAGCGCGCCGCCCAAGTCTGGGACGAGCGTATCGGCTCGGCGCGCGTGCAGGCGAAGAACTGGCGCCTCATGGCGTTCGGCTGCCTGTTCCTGTCCGCCGGGTTCGCCGCAGCTCTCGTCTGGCAGTCGGCACGCGGCACGGTCGTGCCCTGGGTGGTGCAGGTCGACAATCTCGGTCAGGCGCAGGCGGTCGCGCCCGCGGTTGCCGACTATCGCCCCACCGATCCCCAGGTCGCGTTCCATCTCGCGCGCTTCATCGAGCAGGTCCGCTCCATCCCGGCAGATCCGATCGTCGTCCGGCAGAATTGGCTTCGCGCCTACGACTTCACGACCGACCGCGGCGCCGCGGCCTTGAACGACTACGCGCGCGCCAACGACCCCTTCACCAAGGTCGGCAAGCAGCAGGTCGCGGTCGACGTCTCGAGCGTCATCCGTGCCTCGCCCGACAGCTTCCGCGTGGCCTGGACCGAGCGGCGCTACGAGAACGGCCAGCTCGCATCGACCGAGCGCTGGACCGCCATCCTCACCATCGTCGTGCAGCCGCCGCGTGACGCCGAGCGGCTCCGCGCCAATCCGCTCGGCATCTACGTCAATGCGATCAACTGGTCGCGGGAGCTGGGGCAATGA
- the trbG gene encoding P-type conjugative transfer protein TrbG, which produces MSRKNVRAANAAFRKSAIPAALLSATLLSACATQRPPQITYDSDVPPLPPVPAVLTDERPRPLHIPPAWTPSHGGAAANSPTARVANANAAARVEPRREGYYNAIQIYPWSEGALYQVYTAPGQITDIALEPGESLTGAGPIAAGDTARWIIGDTESGSGITRRVHVLVKPTRPDITTNLVITTDRRTYMLELRAGANPYMPAVSWAYPQPTASQRHAVPATPVIPAAAARNYRYALSGDNPPWRPVAVYDDGRRVYVEFPRGIVQGEMPPLFVIGSEGELQIANSRIYQNILIVDRLFGAAELRLGSGDHQQTVRISRSDGRPSS; this is translated from the coding sequence ATGAGCCGAAAGAATGTCCGCGCCGCAAATGCGGCTTTCCGTAAATCCGCAATTCCGGCCGCGCTTCTGTCGGCCACACTGCTCAGCGCATGCGCCACACAGCGGCCGCCGCAAATCACCTACGACTCCGATGTCCCGCCGCTGCCGCCCGTTCCGGCCGTGCTCACCGATGAGCGGCCACGTCCGCTGCACATCCCGCCCGCCTGGACACCCAGCCATGGCGGGGCCGCCGCCAATTCGCCGACGGCGCGCGTGGCGAATGCCAATGCCGCCGCCCGCGTCGAGCCGCGCCGCGAGGGCTATTATAACGCCATCCAGATTTACCCATGGTCGGAGGGCGCGCTCTATCAGGTCTACACCGCGCCGGGACAGATCACCGACATCGCGCTGGAGCCCGGCGAAAGCCTGACCGGCGCCGGCCCGATCGCCGCCGGCGACACCGCGCGCTGGATCATCGGGGACACCGAGAGCGGATCGGGGATCACGCGCCGTGTCCACGTGCTGGTGAAGCCGACGCGGCCCGACATCACGACCAACCTGGTCATCACCACCGACCGCCGCACCTACATGCTCGAGCTGCGCGCCGGCGCCAACCCGTACATGCCAGCGGTGTCGTGGGCCTATCCGCAGCCGACCGCTTCGCAACGTCATGCCGTTCCGGCGACGCCAGTCATTCCCGCCGCCGCGGCGCGCAACTACCGCTACGCCCTGAGCGGCGACAATCCGCCCTGGCGGCCGGTCGCTGTCTACGACGACGGCCGTCGGGTCTATGTCGAGTTTCCGCGCGGCATCGTCCAGGGCGAGATGCCGCCGCTCTTCGTCATCGGCTCGGAAGGCGAGCTCCAGATCGCCAACAGCCGCATCTACCAGAACATCCTGATCGTCGATCGCCTCTTCGGCGCTGCCGAGCTTCGGCTCGGCAGCGGCGACCATCAGCAAACGGTCAGGATCTCACGCAGCGACGGGAGGCCGTCCTCATGA